A stretch of DNA from Ricinus communis isolate WT05 ecotype wild-type chromosome 4, ASM1957865v1, whole genome shotgun sequence:
AGTTGACACTGTAACATCCCAATCCAACAAGGCCCCACCCAACGACTTATCATGTGCACCTCTCATAATGCCTTCATATAAtcaatttatcaaaagaaaaatcaagttCGTGGAACgataaacattatttttttccctttaacAGAATTTTCTCATCACCACATTTGCaatggataaattttttttagccAGGGGCCACTACAGATCAAATCATCCCAGTGGAGTAAATGGACAAACCAAAGAGTATAAAACcccaaaaagaagaaagaaaaaaaaaaaggttacaTGTTCGAGTTCCTGGCTTGACCTACAAACAAGTTCTCAATGCTATTATCATCTAATAATCCAATTTAAAAGCAAAATTTCTCCGAATAACTTCAAGCTGTCTTTGGCTTTGGCTTAATGCGCTTCACTCTTGAATACAGAAAAACTCCAGCAAGGGCGATCCCCGTGCCTGCACCGATTTAGGATAACAAATTCAAGCACAGAAAAAAGGTGACAGTATTAAGATAAAACTAACGAGCAAGCAAACCACGCCGGACACCTAATTAATGTTTTCAAGTAGAAAATATGGATCTTTAAGTGAATTTACCGAGAGAATTTATAGGCGAGACAGGTGTCCGGAAGAAGAGGACAGAGCTCACAATGACCACCACACGCTTCACACAATTGCCCACAGAGTGGGTAACAGGGGATACCCTCTGCAATATCATGTATGAAACCTGCACAATTTAACTCATGCTATGTCAGCATAGTTCATAATAGACCATGTATTTGAAAGAAGAATGACAATCtgcaaaaaatataaattgatttaCAATTGTGCTGAGCAATTTTTTTCAATGCCTCGCCTCTTCAGGTTTTGTGTGTTTTTTCTCATAGTTACAAAGCCATGTTCCAAGTTTATTCTCAAATTATTTACACATCATAAATTTGATCAATTAAGTGTTGTCATGAACTGATATCCAAGACTCCAACAAGTTAAAGAGCAACCATGTAttgaaattacaaaaatagcTTAAAGCAAGATCTATGAGATTAGAATAAAAGGTCAATGTCATCATGCTATAAACAAACTAAACTTGAGAGAAACTGAAAAACTAAGGGGTTGTCAGTTTTATCTTTATAGATGAGAAAGATGAGAAACATGCACACACCAAAATACTGGAGgcaaagtaaaatttattatgaaatgaAAGCAATCATGTTGCACAAAGTTTCAAAAGCAAATTTAGCGCGTCACAAGAAAACCTAAGATTTCCACGTTTCAAGAAGACAAAGTTCTAATGATGAAGctaaatattcaaataatagaaattattatcAGATGTCCAACACAAGAgctacaaggtagaaaaagcaagaagagGACATGAAAAATAGTAGATGTATGTTTGGGGAAAAGAAATACCTGCTGATAGGCATGGAAGCAGAGTGCAGCAAGAAGAGACCTAATATACACCTCTTTAACATTCAATCCCTGTCCACAAACAATAAACATTCAATAATGGCTTACAATTCAAATATGGTTTCTATGAAAACACAAAACTTCTGTGAATTAGCTCTGTAGAGAAAACTCACAGCAGACTGGAGGTATGCAGGAGTAAACTTTACACCCTCCATGATGAGAGCCACAGGGGTTAACAAGAAAAAGGacataattgttattattgagAACAAAGTAATGTTGTCTATGGAATCCTGTTAATGAAGAAACCAAAAATCATTAGCCatagagaaaatattaatctgAATTTTAAGGGTCGGGGTATATGAAGAGACATTGGCACCTGCAACtttcaataaagaaaagttatgAATCTAGACAAGCAGGGATTACCTCTTTCTTAACCATGACCTTTTTGCTTAGGACATTACGAGATTGGTTGGTCAAATTGGAAGCCATTGCACTCCAAAACCCAGCCCTTATTcagaaacataaaattaaaatcacatATCATGATTTAGAATAATGAAAAGAGATGAAATCTTATTAGTAAAATCCTCCAAAAAACAACTACAAGCCAAAATTGTTTCGAGTTACAGTACCATAATTATACACATCCATAAAATAATTCGTACCAGTTGAAAGAGGCCTCAGTGGCTGATGCAAGTGCTACACCGCCCATAATTGGTACAAGGGAACCAACCACCCATATAGTAGGCATCTgtaaaaacaaaatgaaagtAAAAGGAGTTAAGCAACTAAATTATCATTTTGACAACATTAAAGCTACAGAATCTTGAACTATTTTCAATGCTCATGTCGCCAGCTAGTTATGAATCTGCTTCAAGCAGAAAATTTTTGCAACACTAGCAAAGGTTACTCGCATAGATAAATTTGCATAATAACTCCAACCTAGAAAGGAAATGCAATGAAACTGAATAAGCCAAAATGAAGTTCTCACCTCACCGAGAAACATAGCGGACAGAATTACTGAGAAGAAAGGTTCCATGGCTTTGATTGTGTGAGTAAATGAAACAGCCACTTTACCAAGACTCATATTAGTGAAAAGATTGCCTAGAGTGTGAACAAATGCCAATGGCAGGATTGCAGCAAGCtgtcaaaaagaaattgtaatgaTAAGCCTCAACCTTATTCCAGTCTAATGACAAAGCTGTTATCCACAATAGTTATGGGATAGATCTAATACCTGAGCAAGAGTAATTTTTGGCCTTTTGTAAAGATTGAAAGTCCACATAAGAGTAACAAGCACTGTCCCAACAGCAAACTGTGCTAAAGTGATAGTTACTGGATTTGGGAAAACCTTCAGAACCTGTAAAAAGGAGCAATGGCAATTTACAGCACGTTCCTTTTAATCTAATGCAATTATACACAACGGCATAGGCATGATACAGTTTGGTTAATTAAACAATggtgtttcttttaattttggcaAAACCCATTAGTAAGCCCCTAAACTTTTCAGAATTGTTCTATTGAGCCcctgaatttttatttagttctaTGAAGTCcttgtacttttatttttgcttggATTAAGGACTTCTTACATATATTTCATGAGATTTTGTTTGTTCTATTGAGcctcatatttttatttttgctttcatTAGGGACCCAAAGGTAAGGTACGAGGctttaataaaacaaaataaaaagtaagaggcttaattaaataaaactgaaaagtTCAAGGGCTTAAAAATGTATcttgccttttattttttctagaTTGAACCTCAATTATCTATAAAACAGTATTATTACAAGATTGATTAATTAGTCTTCCTTTTGTTGTTAATGAAtcatattcaatatataataatcaaGTTAAACTAAAATTCTATCAATGGCACCTTGCGTAggagaaattcatttttatgatatcataataaagaatatatcATTCTGTTGTTCTAATTGAATAACATAATGAAAGGCTAAAATTCAGTTTGTTAAATGCATATATTATGTCCTAGAATTATGTTTCTTGAAAGGAAAACCAAAACAGAAGACTCAGgtttttcaaatttgaattGGTCCTCGGGTTTTACTTTTTCAGCTAGCTTTGTTACCACTATATCAATGCagattaatcatataatattgactaatatcaactaataaaaatatagttaatgACCTCACAGTCAATGTATCAGTCTAATTTGATTGCTAAGACTatcctctttttctcttaaaaaaaaaaaaaaaaaagcacaaCAAGCATGCCAAACCAGACCACCTAAATTTCAACTGGtgcttatattttttttttcatataatgtTTTACATATACTTTTAGAAGAAACTTTACTCTCT
This window harbors:
- the LOC8288993 gene encoding phosphoenolpyruvate/phosphate translocator 1, chloroplastic, whose product is MQSAAFTLSSPSCPSLPLLKPRSSRPLINPRFDPISIRASSSSSLKRQDLDTPHNNVVFPRRSWSLSSASSSPSLLRPWNPLVSDRETERFQVKATAVPESAGESEKSSSMIKTLELGLLFGLWYLFNIYFNIYNKQVLKVFPNPVTITLAQFAVGTVLVTLMWTFNLYKRPKITLAQLAAILPLAFVHTLGNLFTNMSLGKVAVSFTHTIKAMEPFFSVILSAMFLGEMPTIWVVGSLVPIMGGVALASATEASFNWAGFWSAMASNLTNQSRNVLSKKVMVKKEDSIDNITLFSIITIMSFFLLTPVALIMEGVKFTPAYLQSAGLNVKEVYIRSLLAALCFHAYQQVSYMILQRVSPVTHSVGNCVKRVVVIVSSVLFFRTPVSPINSLGTGIALAGVFLYSRVKRIKPKPKTA